CTCGATGAGCTCGGGCAGGGCGGCCAGGGTGCGGCTGCGGTCTCCGCCCCCGTCGTGCAGCAAGACGATGCTGCCCGGACGGACGCGGCTGAGCACGTTGTTCACGATGTCCGCCGCGCTGTACTTGGGGTCGGTATCGCCGGAGAGGGCCGACCACATCACCACCACGTAGCCCCGCTCGAGCGCGTACTTGGCCAGACCGTTTTCCAGGTGCCCGCCCGGAGGCCGAAAGAGGGTGGTGCGTACCCCGGTCACCTGCTCGATGAGGGCGTTGGTGCGCTCGAGCTCGTCGGCGGCGACCTCGAGCTCGCTGGCGGCGCTGCGGTGGCTGTAGGTGTGGTTGCCCACGGCGTGGCCTTCGGCCACTACCCGCCGGGCCAGGTCGGGGTAGCGCTCGAGCTGCCGCCCAACCCAGAAGAAGGTGGCCTTGATCCCCTTGCGCTCGAGGATCTCCAGCACCGCCGGGGTCGTGCCGGGCCAGGGTCCGTCGTCGAAGGTCAGGGCCACCGGCCTGGCCTCCCCGGCGGGCTTGACCCGCCGCACGATGCGGGGGTCGAAGACGTTGGCGACCTTCAGGTCGGCCCAGGGGGCAGCGGGTTGGGGTCGGGCCTCGGGGTAGTGGGGCAGGGGGGTAGGGGTGTTTTTTCTGCTGACAGGGGGAGGCTCGGGTGGGGAGGTGCGCTGGGGGCTTGTGCTGCGGTGGGGTGGCGTGGGCTGGGGATCGACAGGAACCCCGCGATTGGGGGTCGCGGGAGCGGCGCTCTGGGGCGGTTGGGAGCTGCGCGGGGCGGGCGATGCGCTCGGGTTGAGGTAGATGACCAACCCGCCCAGGGCCACCACCAGGGCGACCAACCAGCCGCGGCGGTTGGAGAGCCAGGACTTCTTGGCGGGCCTACGGGGCATCGGCTTCATTGAACACCAAAACCCCTCGAGTTGCATCCGCGCGGGGATAAGCTCCGCTTCAGCTTTGGGTATGATGCCTTCACTATGGCGGACAACACCAGGGCGCTGATGGAGGAACTCCTGGCCGAGATGGAGGAGCGCCGCAAGGCGGTGGAGCTGGGAGGCGGCCCGGAGCGCATTAAGAAGCAGCATGAAGGCGGCAAGATGACCGCCCGTGAGCGCATCGACTACCTGCTCGACGAGGGTAGCTTCGTCGAGCTCATGCCTTTCGCCGAACACCTCGAGACCGGACTCATGGCCGGGGTGGAGGCCCCGGCGGACGGGGTGGTCACCGGCTACGGCAAGATCGCCGGTCGCACGGTGTTCGTCTTCAGCCAGGACTTCACCGTCCTGGGCGGCTCCCTGGGCAAGACCCATGGGCAGAAGATCGCCCGCACGATGGACATGGCGGTCAAGGTGGGCGCGCCCATCATCGGGCTCAACGACTCGGCGGGAGCCCGCATCCAGGAGGGCGTGGACTCGCTGTCGGGCTACGGCGAGGTCTTCTACCGCAACGCCATCTACTCCGGGGTGGTGCCGCAGATTTCGGCCATCTTAGGGCCCTGCGCGGGGGGTGCGGTCTATAGCCCGGCCCTGACCGACTTCGTGCTCATGAGCAAGGGCACGAGCTACATGTTCATCACCGGACCGGAGGTCATCAAGAGCGTGACCCGCGAGGAGGTGAGCTTCGAGCAGCTTGGCGGCTCGGAGGTCCACACCGCCAGAAGCGGCGTGGCCCACCTCGAGGCCGAGGGCGACGAGGCGGTGCTGGACCTGATCAAGCAACTGCTCTCTTACCTGCCGCAAAGCGCCAAAGAGCGGCCCCCCATCGTGCCCAACGGCGACCCCATCGATCGGCAGACGCCCGAGCTGCTCGAGATGGTCAACCCTGACCCCAAGAAGCCCTACAACATGCACGCGGTCATTCGGACCCTGCTCGACGGCGGGGAATTCCTCGAGATTCAGCCCACCTACGCCAGGAACATCATCATCGGCTTCGGGCGGCTGGGAGGGCAGAGCGTGGGCATCGTGGCCAACAACCCGCGCTTCATGGCCGGGGCCCTCGACATCAACGCCTCCGACAAGGCCGCCCGCTTCATCCGCACCTGCGATTGCTTCAACGTGCCCATCCTGACCCTCGTGGACGTGACCGGCTTCCTGCCGGGGGTGGGGCAAGAGCACCAGGGCATCATTCGCCACGGGGCTAAGATGCTCTACGCCTATGCCGAGGCCACGGTGCCCAAGATCACCCTCATCACCCGCAAGTCCTACGGCGGGGCTTACCTGGCGATGAATTCCAAGGACATGGGCGCCGACGTGGTGCTGGCCTGGCCCACCGGCGCGGTGGCGGTGATGGGGGCCGAGGGGGCGGCCAACATCATCTACCGCAGGCAGATCCAGTCCTCCCCCGACCCCGCCGCCACCCGCGCTGCCAAGATCGAGGAGTACAAAAAAGCCTTCGACAACCCCTACGTGGCCGCCGGACGGGGCTACATCGACGACGTGATCGACCCCACCGACACCCGCCGCCTGCTGGCGCTGCACCTCGAGATGCTCGCCACCAAGCAGGAGGAGCGGCCCTACAAGAAGCACGGCAACATCCCGCTCTGAGGCCCGGCCTAAGGGGTTGCGTCGGGCGTAGCGGCGCAGGGCCTCGAGTTCGCCTTCGCCTCGGATGGCAGGCGCGTAATACACTGCTGTGCGTGGAATCCACCCAAGCCGCTTCGCTCGCCGAACTCGTCACGTGCCACCGCTGTCCTCGTTTGGTCGAGTGGCGCGAACGGGTGGGACGGGAGAAGCGCGCGGCCTACCGCGGGTGGGAGTATTGGGCCAAGCCCGTTCCCGGCTTCGGCGACCCCGACGCAAAGATCCTGATCTTCGGCCTGGCCCCCGGTGCCCACGGCTCCAACCGCACCGGGCGGCCCTTCACCGGCGACGCCTCGGGCGACTTTCTCTACCCCGCGCTCTACCGGGCTGGCCTCGCCAACCAGCCCCTCTCCCGCCACCGGGGGGACGGCCTCGAGCTGTACGGCGTCTACATCACCGCCGCGGTGCGCTGCGCCCCGCCTGCCAACCAGCCCCTGCCCGAGGAGATCCGCAGCTGCTCGAGCTGGACCGAGCTCGAGCTGTCGCTCTTGCGGCAAGTGCGGGTCTACCTGGCGCTGGGCCGCATCGCCCACGATGCCTTGCTGACCCATCACCGCCTGCGTAAGGCGGCCTACCCCTTTGCCCACGGCCTCGAGCACGACCTGGGAGGGCGGGTGCTCCTGAGCAGCTACCACGTCTCGCGCCAGAACACCAACACCGGCAAGCTCACCGCGCCCATGTTCGACGCGGTGCTCGAGCGGGCCAAGGCGCTGGCCGGGCTCAGCAGCGAGAAGGGGTGAGCCGTCGGCCAAAAGCCAGGATTCGGGGAGGGTTTATCCCCCCCAACCCCCTCCCATCACGGCGCCCGCACCAGCCAGGCCGCCGGGTCGGTGGGAACCCCGTGAACGCGCACCTCGAAGTGCAGGTGAGGGCCGGTGGAGAGCCCGGTGGAGCCCACGTAGCCGATGAGCTCACCGGCCCTGACCTGCTGCCCCGGCTTGACGGCGATGCTCGAGAGGTGCCAGTAGCCGCTGCACACCCCCAGCCCGTGCTGGAGCACGACAGCGTTGCCGCGCACGAACAGCGCCTCGGCTAGACCCACCACGCCGGGAGCGGGGGCGAAGACCGGGGTTCCGGTGGGGGCTGCGTAGTCCAGGCCCTCGTGGTAGCTGCGGTAGGGACCGCCGTTGTAGCTGCGGCGGATGCCGAAGATGGTGGTGATGCGGTTGGATTCGACGGGCTTTCTCCAAGCCCCCTGCCAGAGCTGCTTGGCGGGACCGCTCTTGCACAGCTCACTCAGGCGGGCCAACTCGGCGGCGACCTTTTCCGGCTGGAGCAAAGCGGCGGTGTCCGGCGAGAGGGTGAGGGCCTGGCGGCCCTTTTCGACCGCCCGCACCGGCAGCCTCGCCGAGTAGCTCGAGCCCCCCGCCTCGAAGGCCATGGTGTAAACCCCTGCCGCCTGCAGTCGGGGGATGGCGATGAGCAGGCTGTCGCCCTGCAGTGCGTAGCGCTGGTTGAGGAAGCGCACCGTCACCTCCGCGTCGCTGTGCACACGCACCCGGAAGGTCTGGCCCTGGCTGGCCTCGCGGGGCAGCTCGAGGGTGCCGAAGGGCGCGTTGAGCCGCTGGAGTGCGGGAGCCGGGGGTTGGCCATCGAGCTTGAGCACCTGCCCCACCGCGATCTTGCCGGGGTCCTCGAGCCCGTTGAGCGCCTGCAAGGCCTCCACGGTGGTCCCGAAGCGCTTGGCGATGGAGTACAGCGTGTCGCCGGGCTGCACAGTATAGGTGCTCTGGGCCAGAACCAGCCCGAGCGCGAGTGTGAGAGCCATCCAGGAGCGCTTCATCGGGTTCATGCTATCGAAATCGCATGCCGTCTACTAGCGATCTAAGCTGCCAGCGGGAGGCTCGTAGCTTGTGACTTATGGTTGACCTCACCCCTGGCATCTCGCCCTACCCGCCCATTAGATTGGGGCCAAAGGGGAGATCCTATGATCCTGGTGTTGAACGGGCCAAACCTCAACATGCTGGGCACCCGCGAGCCCGAGGTTTACGGGCGCATGACGCTGGAGGAGCTCGAGGAGCTGTGTCAGAGCTGGGGGGCAGAACTGGGGCTGGAGGTGGTGTGCCGCCAGTCGAATTTCGAAGGACAGATCATCGAGTGGATCCAGCAGGCCCAGGGCGAGGGCTACGAGGCTATCGTGCTCAACCCCGGAGCCCTGACCCACTATTCCATCGCCCTTCTGGACGCGATACGCGCCCAGAGTCTGCCGGTGGTGGAGGTGCACCTCTCCAACATCCACGCCCGTGAGGAATACCGCCGCCACTCCCTCACGGCTGCCGCCGCCAAGGGGCTGGTGAGCGGCTTCGGCGCGCTGTCGTACAAGCTGGCCTTGGCCTACCTGGCCGATGCCCTCGAGGTCACCTCAGGCTGAGTTCGATGTTCATGCGCGGGGGCTCCCACCATGAACGCAGCCGAATCCGCTTAAGCCTCGTTTCAGGCACATCCCTTAGCCTCGACAAACGAGGAGGGAAGACATGCCTGTTCGCTTTGGCTACAGCGAGGCCACCCACCTGCTGCGCCGGGCTGCGGCCAGGGGGCGCAAGGAAGAGGCGCTGGAGCTGGCGGAGATGGGCCTTGAGGCCGCCGTGGACTCGCTGCTGCGCGATCCGGTTCCGGCCCCGGCCTATACCACCAGCTTTACCCGCAACGAGCGGGGGCCGCAGCTTCAGCAGATCACCCGGTTGTGGCTCTCCCACTGGCTCACCACCCCCACCCCGGCTGCCGAGCGGCTGGCGCTGTTTTGGCAGGGGCACCTCACCTCGGAGTACCGCGAGACCAGGGCGGCCCAGGGCATCGACTTCTACAATCAGCTTGCCACCTTCCGCGCCCTGGGCTACGGTCCGTACGGCCAGTTGCTGCGGGCCATCGCCAAAGACCCGGTGATGCTGCTCTACCTCAACAACGCCGAAAGCCGCAAGGAACACCCCAACGAGAACTGGGCCCGCGAGCTGATGGAGCTCTACACCGTCGGCCCCGGCAATTACACCGAGAAGGACATCCAGGAGGCCGCTCGAGCCTTCACCGGCTGGACGGTGCGGCTCAAGGGCAACCAGCGGCTCAGGGAAGCGCCCGCCACGGTCCCCTTTGAATTCGTTTTCCGCCCAGAGTGGCACGACCCCGGCCCCAAGACCTTCATGGGCCGCAGTATCCGCAGCGGGGATGACGTACTGGACATCCTCATCGCCCACCCCCAAACCTACCGCTTCGTGGGGCGCAAGCTGCTGGCCTTCTACCTCACCCCCGAGCCTCCCCAAGCCCTGGTGGAGGAGGGGGCCAGGGTCTTGCGCGAGGGTGGTACCCGTGAGATGCTGCGCTGGCTCTTCACCCACGAGGCGTTCTATGCCCCGCAGCACCGGGGTGCCATCGTCAAGAGCCCCATCGAGTACGTGGTGGGCCTGCTCTACGCTGCCCGCCAGACCGACCCCGTTTTGGGCAAGGGCGACGAGAAGGCCATGGGACGCACCCTTGCCGCCTTTGCCGCCATGGGCCAGATCCCCTTCGACCCACCCAATGTCAAGGGCTGGGACGGGGGCATGAGCTGGTTGGCCGAGTCGCCCTTCCTGGCCCGGCTCAACCTCATCGGGGCCTTGGCAGGCAGGGAAGTGGGATTGGACCTCGAGGTCTTCATGGACGGTGCCAGCGGGCCGCTTTCGCTGGTCAGGCCCGAGGCCCAGTTGCTCTAGGAGGAAGCGCATGGATCGCCGTGAGTTCATCAAGAAATCGCTGCTGGCGCTGGCTTTGGGCCAAGGGGCTCCCTCCTTGCTCTCGCGCAGCGCGCTGGCGGCGCAGTCGAAGTCCAGAATCCTGGTGGTGGTCAACCTCTTCGGGGGCAACGACCAGCTCAACACCCTCGTACCCTTCCGCAACGAGCTGTACTACCGCAAGCGGCCCAACATCGCCATCAAGCGTGAGGAGGTGCTCGAGCTGGGGGCTCGCGGCGAGAAGCTCGGCCTGCACCCGCAACTGCGCCCCCTGATGAGCGTATGGGACAGCGGCGAGCTGGCCTTGCTGCCCCAGGTGGGCTACCCCAACCCCAACCGCAGCCACTTCATCTCCACCTCCATCTGGCACACCGCCGACCCCACCCGCAAGCAGGAGCACGGCTGGCTGGGCCGCTGGGGCGACCTCCAGGACGACCCCTTCTGCGACACCTTCCTCGGCGGGGCCTCGCCCCAGGCCCTTCAGGGCGACCTGCGCACGGCCCCGGCCATCTCCAGCATCGAAACCTTCAGCATCCGACTGCCCAGGGGCTTCGAGGAGGAGCTCAACCGCGAGATCCGGCGGACCCGCAGCGGCACCGCCGAGGAGGTGCGCCGGGCCATGCTGAGCTTGCGGGGAGCCCTCGACAAGATCGGCCAGTTGCGCGAGGTGAAGAACCAGGTAGCCTATCCCGACAACGCCTTCGGCAAGAGCATGGCCGACGTGGCCCGCATGATCGCCGGGGGATTGGGCTCTTCGGTTTACTACACTACCCTCGGCGGCTGGGACACCCACGCCGCGCAGCCGCCCCGCCAGGCCGAATTGCTGGGCTACCTGGCCCAGACCCTGGCTGCTTTCCGCCAGGACATGCGGGCCATCGGGCGCGACAAGGACGTGATGGTGATGGTCTTCAGCGAGTTTGGCCGCCGGGTGGAGGAAAACGCCTCCTATGGCACCGACCACGGCAAGGGCGGCTTAATGCTGGTGCTGGGGGGCGCCATCAAAGGTGGGCTGTACGGCGGCGAGCCCGACTTGGAGGACCTCGACGACGGCGACCTGAAGTACCGCACCGACTTCCGCAACGTCTA
The window above is part of the Calidithermus timidus DSM 17022 genome. Proteins encoded here:
- a CDS encoding polysaccharide deacetylase family protein is translated as MPRRPAKKSWLSNRRGWLVALVVALGGLVIYLNPSASPAPRSSQPPQSAAPATPNRGVPVDPQPTPPHRSTSPQRTSPPEPPPVSRKNTPTPLPHYPEARPQPAAPWADLKVANVFDPRIVRRVKPAGEARPVALTFDDGPWPGTTPAVLEILERKGIKATFFWVGRQLERYPDLARRVVAEGHAVGNHTYSHRSAASELEVAADELERTNALIEQVTGVRTTLFRPPGGHLENGLAKYALERGYVVVMWSALSGDTDPKYSAADIVNNVLSRVRPGSIVLLHDGGGDRSRTLAALPELIERLQAEGYRFVTVPQLLESGEVDTHPWATTGP
- a CDS encoding acyl-CoA carboxylase subunit beta; its protein translation is MADNTRALMEELLAEMEERRKAVELGGGPERIKKQHEGGKMTARERIDYLLDEGSFVELMPFAEHLETGLMAGVEAPADGVVTGYGKIAGRTVFVFSQDFTVLGGSLGKTHGQKIARTMDMAVKVGAPIIGLNDSAGARIQEGVDSLSGYGEVFYRNAIYSGVVPQISAILGPCAGGAVYSPALTDFVLMSKGTSYMFITGPEVIKSVTREEVSFEQLGGSEVHTARSGVAHLEAEGDEAVLDLIKQLLSYLPQSAKERPPIVPNGDPIDRQTPELLEMVNPDPKKPYNMHAVIRTLLDGGEFLEIQPTYARNIIIGFGRLGGQSVGIVANNPRFMAGALDINASDKAARFIRTCDCFNVPILTLVDVTGFLPGVGQEHQGIIRHGAKMLYAYAEATVPKITLITRKSYGGAYLAMNSKDMGADVVLAWPTGAVAVMGAEGAANIIYRRQIQSSPDPAATRAAKIEEYKKAFDNPYVAAGRGYIDDVIDPTDTRRLLALHLEMLATKQEERPYKKHGNIPL
- a CDS encoding uracil-DNA glycosylase, with the protein product MESTQAASLAELVTCHRCPRLVEWRERVGREKRAAYRGWEYWAKPVPGFGDPDAKILIFGLAPGAHGSNRTGRPFTGDASGDFLYPALYRAGLANQPLSRHRGDGLELYGVYITAAVRCAPPANQPLPEEIRSCSSWTELELSLLRQVRVYLALGRIAHDALLTHHRLRKAAYPFAHGLEHDLGGRVLLSSYHVSRQNTNTGKLTAPMFDAVLERAKALAGLSSEKG
- a CDS encoding LysM peptidoglycan-binding domain-containing M23 family metallopeptidase, with the protein product MKRSWMALTLALGLVLAQSTYTVQPGDTLYSIAKRFGTTVEALQALNGLEDPGKIAVGQVLKLDGQPPAPALQRLNAPFGTLELPREASQGQTFRVRVHSDAEVTVRFLNQRYALQGDSLLIAIPRLQAAGVYTMAFEAGGSSYSARLPVRAVEKGRQALTLSPDTAALLQPEKVAAELARLSELCKSGPAKQLWQGAWRKPVESNRITTIFGIRRSYNGGPYRSYHEGLDYAAPTGTPVFAPAPGVVGLAEALFVRGNAVVLQHGLGVCSGYWHLSSIAVKPGQQVRAGELIGYVGSTGLSTGPHLHFEVRVHGVPTDPAAWLVRAP
- the aroQ gene encoding type II 3-dehydroquinate dehydratase; translation: MILVLNGPNLNMLGTREPEVYGRMTLEELEELCQSWGAELGLEVVCRQSNFEGQIIEWIQQAQGEGYEAIVLNPGALTHYSIALLDAIRAQSLPVVEVHLSNIHAREEYRRHSLTAAAAKGLVSGFGALSYKLALAYLADALEVTSG
- a CDS encoding DUF1800 domain-containing protein, which encodes MPVRFGYSEATHLLRRAAARGRKEEALELAEMGLEAAVDSLLRDPVPAPAYTTSFTRNERGPQLQQITRLWLSHWLTTPTPAAERLALFWQGHLTSEYRETRAAQGIDFYNQLATFRALGYGPYGQLLRAIAKDPVMLLYLNNAESRKEHPNENWARELMELYTVGPGNYTEKDIQEAARAFTGWTVRLKGNQRLREAPATVPFEFVFRPEWHDPGPKTFMGRSIRSGDDVLDILIAHPQTYRFVGRKLLAFYLTPEPPQALVEEGARVLREGGTREMLRWLFTHEAFYAPQHRGAIVKSPIEYVVGLLYAARQTDPVLGKGDEKAMGRTLAAFAAMGQIPFDPPNVKGWDGGMSWLAESPFLARLNLIGALAGREVGLDLEVFMDGASGPLSLVRPEAQLL
- a CDS encoding DUF1501 domain-containing protein, producing the protein MDRREFIKKSLLALALGQGAPSLLSRSALAAQSKSRILVVVNLFGGNDQLNTLVPFRNELYYRKRPNIAIKREEVLELGARGEKLGLHPQLRPLMSVWDSGELALLPQVGYPNPNRSHFISTSIWHTADPTRKQEHGWLGRWGDLQDDPFCDTFLGGASPQALQGDLRTAPAISSIETFSIRLPRGFEEELNREIRRTRSGTAEEVRRAMLSLRGALDKIGQLREVKNQVAYPDNAFGKSMADVARMIAGGLGSSVYYTTLGGWDTHAAQPPRQAELLGYLAQTLAAFRQDMRAIGRDKDVMVMVFSEFGRRVEENASYGTDHGKGGLMLVLGGAIKGGLYGGEPDLEDLDDGDLKYRTDFRNVYASALSWIEADARSVLMGDFKPLPLF